A single region of the Streptomyces virginiae genome encodes:
- a CDS encoding phospholipase: MARTVTAPALVPATALALGLSLLAAAPASAADAPTPYLDSVEQALRQVSPGLEGSVWERTAGNRLGSSVPGGADWLLQTPGCWGDAACTDRPGSRRLLDKMRQDIAAARDTVDISTLAPFPNGGYQDAIVAGLKESAQKGNRLKVRVMVGAAPIYHSTVIPSSYRDELLTKLGPAAAANITLNVASMTTSKTAFSWNHSKLVVVDGTSVITGGINSWKDDYLETTHPVADVDLALTGPAAGSAGRYLDTLWDWTCRNKANWASVWFAASPGADCMPALPRPAAPAGGGDVPALAVGGLGVGIRQSDPTSSFRPVLPTAGDTKCGIGVADRTNADRDYDTVNPEESALRALISGATSHIEISQQDVHATCPPLPRYDVRLYDALAAKLASGVKVRIVVSDPANRGTIGSGGYSQIKSLNEVSDALRGRLTALTGDGGRARTALCENLQLATFRASDRPTWADGKPYAQHHKLVSVDGSAFYIGSKNLYPSWLQDFGYVVESPTAAGQLKSDLLDPQWRYSQATATYDYTRGLCQG; this comes from the coding sequence TTGGCACGCACCGTCACCGCGCCGGCCCTCGTCCCCGCCACGGCCCTCGCACTCGGCCTCTCCCTCCTCGCCGCCGCCCCCGCGTCCGCCGCCGACGCGCCCACCCCGTACCTGGACTCGGTCGAGCAGGCCCTGCGTCAGGTCTCGCCGGGCCTGGAGGGCTCGGTGTGGGAGCGCACCGCCGGCAACCGGCTCGGCTCCTCCGTCCCCGGAGGCGCCGACTGGCTGCTCCAGACCCCCGGTTGCTGGGGCGACGCGGCCTGCACCGACCGGCCCGGCTCGCGCCGCCTCCTGGACAAGATGCGCCAGGACATCGCCGCCGCCCGGGACACGGTCGACATATCCACGCTCGCGCCCTTCCCCAACGGCGGCTACCAGGACGCGATCGTCGCGGGCCTGAAGGAGTCCGCCCAGAAGGGCAACCGGCTCAAGGTCCGCGTCATGGTCGGCGCCGCGCCCATCTACCACTCCACCGTGATCCCCTCGTCCTACCGCGACGAGCTGCTCACGAAGCTCGGCCCGGCCGCCGCGGCGAACATCACCCTCAACGTGGCCTCGATGACCACCTCGAAGACCGCGTTCTCCTGGAACCACTCCAAGCTGGTCGTCGTGGACGGCACCTCGGTGATCACCGGCGGCATCAACAGCTGGAAGGACGACTACCTCGAGACCACCCACCCGGTCGCCGACGTCGACCTCGCGCTGACCGGACCGGCCGCGGGCTCCGCCGGCCGCTACCTGGACACCCTGTGGGACTGGACCTGCCGCAACAAGGCCAACTGGGCCTCGGTCTGGTTCGCCGCCTCGCCCGGCGCGGACTGCATGCCCGCCCTGCCCCGGCCCGCCGCCCCGGCGGGCGGCGGGGACGTGCCCGCGCTCGCCGTCGGCGGCCTCGGCGTCGGCATCCGCCAGAGTGACCCCACCTCCTCCTTCCGCCCCGTCCTGCCCACCGCCGGCGACACGAAATGTGGCATCGGGGTCGCGGACCGGACCAACGCCGACCGGGACTACGACACCGTCAACCCGGAGGAGAGCGCCCTGCGCGCCCTGATCTCCGGCGCGACCTCGCACATCGAGATCTCCCAGCAGGACGTCCACGCCACCTGCCCGCCGCTGCCCCGCTACGACGTCCGCCTCTACGACGCCCTCGCCGCGAAGCTCGCCTCCGGCGTGAAGGTCCGCATCGTCGTGAGCGACCCGGCCAACCGCGGCACGATCGGCAGCGGCGGCTACTCGCAGATCAAGTCGCTGAACGAGGTGAGCGACGCCCTGCGCGGCCGCCTGACGGCCCTGACCGGTGACGGCGGCCGCGCCCGCACCGCCCTGTGCGAGAACCTCCAACTGGCCACGTTCCGCGCGTCCGACCGGCCCACCTGGGCGGACGGCAAGCCCTACGCCCAGCACCACAAGCTGGTCTCGGTCGACGGATCGGCCTTCTACATCGGCTCCAAGAACCTCTACCCGTCCTGGCTCCAGGACTTCGGGTACGTCGTCGAGAGCCCGACCGCGGCCGGACAGCTCAAGAGCGACCTGCTGGACCCGCAGTGGCGCTACTCCCAGGCCACCGCGACGTACGACTACACCCGCGGCCTCTGCCAGGGCTGA
- a CDS encoding nuclear transport factor 2 family protein has translation MTSRTLRTLTVVTATVALCATAHAAHAAQDGGRRTSGIAAAWARAWNGTDPGALGALFTADGTYTDEAVGVTFRGRTEIAGWKARADTLIDDVHVTVRSTRLDGDRITVRAVYSGHLKGAPGSFAVPMTTELDLDRAHCRIVADQDHYSLATVLAQSGLPADWTPPTP, from the coding sequence ATGACGTCCCGTACGCTGCGCACCCTCACCGTGGTGACCGCCACCGTCGCGCTCTGCGCCACCGCCCACGCCGCCCACGCCGCCCAGGACGGCGGGCGGCGGACGTCGGGGATCGCCGCCGCCTGGGCGCGTGCCTGGAACGGCACCGACCCGGGGGCTCTGGGTGCCCTGTTCACCGCCGACGGCACCTACACCGACGAGGCCGTCGGTGTCACCTTCCGTGGTCGCACGGAGATCGCGGGGTGGAAGGCCCGCGCCGACACCCTCATCGACGACGTCCACGTCACGGTCCGCAGCACCCGCCTCGACGGCGACCGCATCACCGTCCGGGCCGTCTACTCCGGCCACCTCAAGGGCGCGCCCGGCTCTTTCGCCGTGCCGATGACCACCGAGCTCGACCTCGACCGTGCCCACTGTCGGATCGTCGCCGACCAGGACCACTACAGCCTGGCCACCGTCCTCGCCCAGTCCGGGCTGCCCGCCGACTGGACCCCGCCCACACCCTGA
- a CDS encoding LLM class flavin-dependent oxidoreductase, giving the protein MQFGIFTVGDVTADPTTGRVPGEHERIKAMLAIAQKAEEVGLDVFATGEHHNPPFVPSSPTTMLGYIAARTENLILSTSTTLITTNDPVKIAEDFAMLQHVADGRVDLMTGRGNTGPVYPWFGKDIRDGIDLAIENYALLRRLWDEDTVTWKGRFRTPLQSFTSTPRPLDGVAPFVWHGSIRSPEIAEQAAYYGDGFFHNNIFWPASHTEQMINLYRERYAHYGHGTPEQAVVGLGGQVFMRRNSQDAVREFRPYFDNAPVYGHGPSLEEFTSQTPLTVGSPQQVIERTLSFRDYAGDYQRQLFLMDHAGLPLKTVLEQLDLLGEEVVPVLRKEFASLRPAGVPDAPTHPARVAARHTARQETQA; this is encoded by the coding sequence ATGCAGTTCGGGATCTTCACCGTCGGTGACGTCACGGCCGACCCGACGACCGGACGCGTGCCCGGCGAGCACGAACGCATCAAGGCGATGCTCGCCATCGCGCAGAAGGCCGAGGAGGTCGGCCTCGACGTCTTCGCCACCGGCGAGCATCACAACCCGCCGTTCGTCCCCTCCTCACCGACGACCATGCTCGGCTACATCGCCGCACGCACCGAGAACCTGATCCTGTCCACCTCGACGACACTGATCACCACCAACGACCCGGTGAAGATCGCCGAGGACTTCGCGATGCTCCAGCACGTCGCCGACGGCCGCGTCGACCTCATGACGGGCCGCGGCAACACCGGACCGGTCTACCCCTGGTTCGGCAAGGACATCCGCGACGGCATCGACCTCGCCATCGAGAACTACGCCCTGCTGCGCCGCCTGTGGGACGAGGACACCGTCACCTGGAAGGGCAGGTTCCGCACCCCGCTGCAGTCCTTCACCTCCACCCCCCGCCCGCTCGACGGCGTCGCGCCCTTCGTCTGGCACGGCTCCATCCGCTCCCCGGAGATCGCCGAACAGGCCGCCTACTACGGCGACGGCTTCTTCCACAACAACATCTTCTGGCCCGCCTCCCACACCGAGCAGATGATCAACCTCTACCGGGAGCGCTACGCCCACTACGGACACGGCACCCCCGAACAGGCCGTCGTCGGCCTCGGCGGCCAGGTGTTCATGCGCCGGAACTCCCAGGACGCCGTCCGCGAGTTCCGCCCCTACTTCGACAACGCCCCCGTCTACGGCCACGGCCCGTCCCTGGAGGAGTTCACCTCCCAGACCCCGCTGACCGTCGGATCCCCCCAACAGGTCATCGAACGCACCCTGTCCTTCCGCGACTACGCCGGCGACTACCAGCGCCAACTGTTCCTGATGGACCACGCGGGCCTGCCCCTGAAGACCGTCCTGGAACAGCTCGACCTGCTCGGCGAGGAGGTCGTACCCGTCCTGCGCAAGGAGTTCGCGAGCCTGCGCCCGGCCGGCGTACCGGACGCGCCGACCCACCCGGCCCGCGTGGCGGCCCGACACACCGCACGACAGGAGACG
- a CDS encoding transglycosylase SLT domain-containing protein: MSNTVIRRIAASKKALAGTVVALGVAGSMLATVPAQAAPTSAKAIAQQMIKDPAQFAAFDKIISHESGWNHTATNPSSGAYGLAQALPASKMASAGADWKTNPATQIKWGLDYMNDRYGSPVGAWNFWSANHWY, translated from the coding sequence GTGTCCAACACCGTCATCCGCCGTATCGCCGCTTCGAAGAAGGCCCTCGCGGGCACCGTCGTCGCCCTGGGTGTCGCCGGTTCCATGCTCGCCACGGTTCCCGCCCAGGCGGCCCCGACGAGTGCCAAGGCGATCGCACAGCAGATGATCAAGGACCCGGCCCAGTTCGCCGCGTTCGACAAGATCATTTCGCACGAGAGCGGCTGGAACCACACCGCGACGAATCCGTCGTCCGGCGCGTACGGTCTGGCACAGGCCCTCCCGGCGTCGAAGATGGCCTCCGCCGGCGCGGACTGGAAGACCAACCCCGCCACCCAGATCAAGTGGGGCCTGGACTACATGAACGACCGCTACGGCAGCCCGGTCGGCGCCTGGAACTTCTGGTCCGCCAACCACTGGTACTAA
- a CDS encoding class I SAM-dependent methyltransferase: MKIEITSQARSFEKAAADYAENRPSYPPAVLDAVEELAGRPLKGARVADIGAGTGLATALLQARGAYVVAVEPGPAMASQLRLRLPAIPLVLGDGDRLPLASGSFDVLTYAQAWHWTDPRSSVPEALRVLRHGGTLALWWNDSDATVPWIAEQDARLARLFGGDDGGAPDPTARFRGLPPELDFTTRRIPWTRAVPLTTHLANLATYSDFLMLGNNATDTFLATERNLLTQIFPDGTIEEQYVVSLAVTHH; encoded by the coding sequence ATGAAGATCGAGATCACCTCTCAGGCCCGGTCCTTCGAGAAGGCGGCCGCCGACTACGCGGAGAACCGCCCCTCCTATCCGCCCGCGGTCCTCGACGCGGTCGAGGAACTCGCCGGCCGCCCGCTGAAGGGCGCCCGCGTCGCGGACATCGGCGCCGGCACCGGACTGGCGACCGCCCTCCTCCAGGCCCGTGGCGCGTACGTCGTCGCGGTGGAACCCGGGCCCGCGATGGCCTCGCAGCTCCGGCTCAGACTGCCCGCGATCCCCCTCGTCCTCGGGGACGGCGACCGCCTGCCCCTCGCGTCCGGATCCTTCGACGTCCTCACCTACGCCCAGGCCTGGCACTGGACCGACCCGCGCAGCTCCGTCCCCGAAGCACTGCGAGTACTTCGCCACGGGGGCACGCTCGCCCTGTGGTGGAACGACTCGGACGCCACCGTCCCCTGGATCGCCGAGCAGGACGCCCGCCTGGCCCGCCTCTTCGGCGGTGACGACGGCGGCGCACCCGACCCGACGGCCCGGTTCCGCGGCCTGCCGCCCGAACTCGACTTCACCACCCGCCGAATACCATGGACCCGCGCCGTCCCACTCACCACACATCTGGCGAACCTCGCCACCTACTCCGACTTCCTGATGCTCGGGAACAACGCCACCGACACGTTCCTGGCCACCGAACGGAACCTGCTGACCCAGATCTTCCCCGACGGGACGATCGAGGAGCAGTACGTCGTCAGCCTGGCCGTCACCCACCACTGA
- a CDS encoding glycosyltransferase, with product MRILFTGPAAAGHLFPMVPTAQALRAAGHEVLFAGSQPLGPLREAGFPIVEIGDGRSIMDVFEEFSDQEMRYVAPDMTTDQILERAARGFALVSRSTVDGLLETADSWRPDLLVHDSFQASAPLVAAKLGIPSVVHNFGVTSGLDMVARLAAHFTEAYEKYEVAGPAEPTALNIVPASLGGDPGGLRVRYLPYNGGGTVPAGLLRRGDRPRVAVTLGTVLTALDGVRAIVRLMEAAASVDAEFLLAVGDADLGPLGTLPDNVRPLPWVPLAELLTTCDALVHHGGSGTLLTALQAGLPQLLLPQGADHFANADALTATGAALRSASEDVDAPLLARLTADPALREAAAGLRAENAALPTPAETVPALEALAAS from the coding sequence GTGCGCATACTTTTCACCGGACCGGCCGCGGCCGGCCACCTCTTCCCGATGGTCCCGACCGCGCAGGCCTTACGGGCCGCCGGTCACGAGGTGCTGTTCGCGGGCTCGCAGCCGCTCGGCCCTCTGCGTGAGGCCGGTTTCCCGATCGTGGAGATCGGTGACGGTCGCAGCATCATGGACGTCTTCGAGGAGTTCTCGGACCAGGAGATGCGGTACGTCGCACCGGACATGACCACGGATCAGATCCTCGAGCGGGCGGCCCGCGGTTTCGCGCTCGTCTCCCGTTCCACCGTGGACGGTCTGTTGGAGACCGCCGACAGTTGGCGCCCGGACCTGCTGGTCCACGACTCCTTCCAGGCCTCGGCCCCGCTGGTCGCCGCCAAACTGGGGATCCCGTCGGTGGTCCACAACTTCGGCGTGACCTCCGGCCTCGACATGGTCGCCCGGCTCGCCGCCCACTTCACCGAGGCGTACGAGAAGTACGAGGTGGCCGGCCCGGCCGAGCCCACCGCGCTGAACATCGTCCCCGCCTCGCTCGGCGGCGACCCGGGCGGCCTGCGCGTGCGCTACCTCCCCTACAACGGCGGCGGCACCGTCCCGGCCGGACTGCTCCGGCGCGGCGACCGTCCGCGCGTCGCCGTCACCCTGGGCACCGTACTGACCGCGCTGGACGGCGTCCGCGCCATCGTCCGTCTGATGGAGGCCGCCGCGTCGGTGGACGCCGAGTTCCTGCTCGCCGTCGGCGACGCCGACCTCGGCCCGCTCGGCACCCTCCCGGACAACGTCCGCCCGCTGCCCTGGGTCCCGCTCGCCGAGCTGCTGACCACCTGCGACGCGCTCGTCCACCACGGCGGCTCCGGCACCCTGCTCACCGCCCTGCAGGCCGGCCTGCCCCAACTCCTGCTTCCCCAGGGCGCCGACCACTTCGCCAACGCCGACGCACTCACCGCCACCGGCGCCGCCCTGCGCTCGGCCTCCGAGGACGTCGACGCCCCGCTCCTGGCCCGCCTCACCGCCGACCCGGCCCTGCGCGAGGCGGCCGCCGGCCTCCGTGCGGAGAACGCGGCCCTGCCGACCCCGGCCGAGACGGTCCCCGCGCTGGAGGCCCTGGCCGCCTCCTGA